A genomic window from Manduca sexta isolate Smith_Timp_Sample1 chromosome 5, JHU_Msex_v1.0, whole genome shotgun sequence includes:
- the LOC115455952 gene encoding TIMELESS-interacting protein, with translation MSLLEDLFLQDEANEAQELERIIEGDENDDRPRSAASNSDENSAKEDEAEEDKRRVDPASGKTKRVIKNPRFVLNPARLTGPRGIEIIPEHFKDFKFKGKGHEKEDLDLVLKKLEHWAYRLYPKFAFEDCLKKIEILGKKRPVMVHLQKIRSDQLQSVDTVVQKDSSDDEDKAPPEEDEFDKLLQQQIELARATPAPESAKKPPPANARHIMSPFTMPKATSSPSISDEQKERMLRNRKLAEERRLARLKQNTSHENLAVGTIKLNTLHERMSNANEHSDSSDEEHHANVSVSVQINTSSNYKGTENNANEDEIMYDNVDEQGNGQKEVVEQTNTKRTSVNSSTHTENTLDCDNTIMNNSLKELQRNGNEIDVEHSTPEINGDISANVLNRHQETIEVLHKDVNEITNGKHKDQMNEERTSLTNEETCNNLEITKDDTPVKEVENDCDDNKFKNTSSDKSIEKVTEEIVKVNEESAEMAENEQNEKVNTVDTIQNAEIDKLVESELMDVDFDDDF, from the exons atgtctctGTTAGAAGATTTATTTCTACAAGATGAAGCAAATGAGGCTCAGGAATTGGAGCGCATTATAGAGGGCGACGAAAATGATGATCGGCCACGAAGTGCGGCTTCTAACAGCGATGAAAATAGTGCCAAGGAAGATGAAGCAG AGGAAGATAAAAGACGCGTGGACCCTGCAAGTGGAAAGACGAAGAGAGTAATAAAGAACCCAAGATTTGTATTGAACCCAGCTCGACTCACTGGACCAAGAGGCATAGAGATTATACCGGAACATTTCaaggattttaaatttaaag GAAAAGGGCATGAGAAAGAGGATTTGGATTTAGTGTTGAAAAAATTGGAGCACTGGGCTTACAGACTGTATCCAAAATTTGCTTTTGAAGACTGCctcaaaaaaatagaaatactaGGAAAGAAAAGGCCAGTAATg GTACATCTACAAAAAATAAGATCGGACCAGCTTCAATCTGTTGATACAGTGGTGCAGAAGGATTCGAGCGATGATGAGGATAAAGCACCGCCAGAAGAGGATGAGTTTGACAAGTTATTACAGCAGCAAATAGAGCTAGCCAGGGCCACGCCTGCGCCGGAGTCCGCCAAAAAACCACCACCCGCCAATGCTAGACATATTAT GTCACCATTCACAATGCCAAAAGCGACATCATCACCATCAATAAGTGATGAGCAAAAAGAACGAATGCTAAGAAACCGGAAATTGGCTGAAGAAAGGCGTCTTGCGAGGCTTAAACAAAACACTAGCCATGAAAATCTTGCAGTAGGAACCATAAAGTTAAATACTTTACATGAAAGGATGTCAAATGCAAATGAACATTCAGATTCATCAGATGAAGAACATCATGCAAATGTCTCTGTAtctgttcaaataaatacttcaaGTAATTATAAAGGTACTGAAAATAATGCAAATGAAGATGAAATAATGTATGATAATGTAGATGAACAGGGGAATGGTCAAAAAGAAGTGGTAgaacaaacaaatacaaaaagaacATCTGTTAATAGTTCTACCCACACTGAAAATACTTTAGACTGTGATAATACAATTATGAATAACAGTTTAAAAGAACTGCAAAGAAATGGTAATGAGATTGATGTTGAACATAGCACACCAGAAATAAACGGAGATATTTCAGCAAATGTTCTTAACAGGCACCAAGAAACAATAGAGGTGTTACACAAAGATGTCAATGAAATAACAAACGGAAAACATAAAGATCAAATGAATGAAGAACGCACCTCATTAACAAATGAAGAAACTTGTAACAATCTTGAAATTACGAAAGATGATACTCCAGTGAAAGAGGTAGAAAATGATTGTGatgacaataaatttaaaaatacaagtagTGATAAAAGTATAGAAAAGGTGACTGAAGAAATAGTAAAAGTGAATGAAGAAAGTGCTGAAATGGCAGAAAATGAACAAAACGAAAAAGTTAATACTGTAGATACCATTCAAAATGCAGAGATTGATAAGTTAGTTGAAAGTGAACTTATGGATGTCGATTTTGATGATGATTTTTGA
- the LOC115455913 gene encoding protein lingerer: protein MSLGARATKGGAKPGKDGKHAQDKGKNTDKPQPKEKVKPQATTEQLRMAHMIDRKSEDASDVRRMVQELMEMTCRTEDEVCSALYDTDNDLVAACDLLLEDTQRIQGEWQTTEKKKKKPPAPAGNGELEPQRDPRSRSGPRPRRGEGERGERGERGERGERGEAGWRGRGAARGRGGARGGRGGGPRRGAPGRARQGRTNSDWPDNSNLVTNIVDPFPATEDWDNEEWSGSLSDTKVFTASSAVQNAVVDPDSVGAQNNVTEDWDNPEANGPTEGHIPTYTYHNTAHTTHHHHSIMDQMSSGSPGPGASPASAGGAAGPGGAPAGGPGPAPGPAAPAPEPALHEQYHAAHQHQPMGMSGSLTAAQSQYLSQLTQQSQRHESSVYSSNYGVYSSGVAELSARKPARARVPPPSKIPASAVEMPGGEAAALFLDVQFGALDPDDSDKPVTTQAESQPAPVSTSHETTTEVPVTTYPSSNSMLNESLSVVESSTPSQPVTSEPVVTNATSALEKQLNASMKQLSVSSPPAASGASGASGASVSSGAVAASAAEGASAPAAAPPAHAAHPQGYAHHRPKTVGPQQNVYAHHAVSHHPPVYGANVYAPQVNSTNASLTGASAITATAYPSSVTLTQYQPIINSYQTSSSAAVYGGSALYTAAPYTAYQPTAQPKLPPKETQQQQYESSVSSSNSLTSTSTTQTSTSKVTTTSGTGGGSSAAYGAGAGAAQGAGALYSGAATATPYAYDEPQLMRTTMPHHMGGYYEVGYGVGGGREGAFGLGAADRFGRADAASPQQVPAAALPPGYAYFTYQPPPTTYQYGVYPTYGGGSNVGGVGGVGGVGGVSATGKVNTYAQQQQPPYDAQDSYKPGAAYSGSGAKSGAAADLTNAMYAKTHVALNKVNSYEKAGFAGGTPPPFGASHLYIPAPPHHHPHHHAPQHQLQPMDVRVNSSHNRRESGSGGGRAASSKPPASKPSYSQSYWAPN from the exons ATGAGTTTGGGAGCGCGCGCCACCAAGGGTGGTGCGAAGCCTGGAAAGGATGGCAAGCACGCGCAGGACAAGGGCAAAAACACAGACAAACCACAGCCCAAGGAGAAGGTGAAACCGCAG GCAACAACAGAACAACTCCGCATGGCACACATGATCGATCGTAAAAGCGAAGACGCGTCTGACGTTCGGAGAATG GTGCAAGAACTGATGGAGATGACGTGCCGCACGGAGGACGAGGTGTGTTCCGCGCTGTACGACACAGACAACGATCTGGTCGCCGCCTGCGACCTGCTGCTCGAGGACACTCAGCGGATACAG GGCGAATGGCAGACTACTgagaagaagaaaaagaaaccGCCTGCCCCTGCGGGCAACGGCGAACTAGAGCCGCAGCGGGACCCGCGCAGCCGCTCCGGACCTCGCCCAC GTCGCGGAGAAGGCGAacgcggcgagcgcggcgagcgaggggagcgcggcgagcgcggcgaggCGGGctggcgcgggcgcggcgccgctcgcgggcggggcggcgcgcgcggcggccggGGCGGGGGCCCGCGCCGCGGCGCGCCCGGCCGCGCCCGCCAGGGCCGCACCAACAGCGACTGGCCCGACAACTCCAACCTCG TGACTAACATCGTGGACCCGTTCCCCGCCACAGAAGACTGGGACAATGAGGAGTGGTCTGGATCTCTCTCAGATACTAAg GTGTTCACAGCAAGTTCGGCTGTTCAGAACGCCGTCGTGGACCCCGACTCTGTTGGCGCACAAAACAATGTGACG GAGGACTGGGACAACCCGGAGGCGAACGGTCCGACGGAGGGCCACATCCCAACGTACACGTACCACAACACGGCGCACACCACGCATCATCATCATTCCATCATGGAC CAAATGAGCTCGGGCAGCCCCGGGCCGGGCGCCTCACCAGCTAGTGCAGGAGGCGCGGCGGGGCCGGGCGGCGCGCCCGCGGGGGGGCCGGGGCCCGCGCCGGGACCTGCCGCTCCTGCGCCTGAGCCCGCGCTGCACGAACAGTACCACGCGGCGCACCAGCACCAG CCAATGGGCATGTCTGGCAGCCTGACTGCAGCGCAGTCGCAGTACCTGTCTCAGCTGACGCAGCAGTCGCAGCGGCACGAGAGCAGCGTGTACAGCTCCAACTACGGCGTGTACTCGTCGGGCGTGGCGGAGCTGTCGGCGCGCAAGCCGGCGCGTGCGCGCGTGCCGCCGCCCAGCAAGATCCCGGCCAGCGCCGTCGAGATGCCCGGCGGCGAGGCGGCCGCGCTCTTCCTCGACGTGCAGTTCGGCGCGCTGGACCCGGACGATAGCGACAAACCG GTGACAACACAGGCGGAGAGCCAGCCGGCGCCAGTGTCCACCAGCCACGAGACAACGACTGAAGTTCCTGTCACAACATATCCCAGTTCCAACAGTATG TTAAACGAGAGTCTCTCGGTAGTAGAGTCGTCGACGCCCAGCCAGCCGGTCACATCAGAGCCGGTAGTCACAAATGCAACGT CAGCACTAGAGAAGCAGTTGAACGCGTCGATGAAGCAGCTGAGCGTGTCGTCGCCCCCGGCTGCGAGCGGGGCGAGCGGCGCGAGTGGCGCGAGTGTGTCGAGTGGCGCggtggcggcgagcgcggcggaGGGCGCGAGCGCGCCCGcggccgcgccgcccgcgcacgccgcgcacccGCAGGGCTACGCGCACCACAGGCCCAAG ACGGTGGGACCACAACAGAATGTGTACGCGCACCACGCTGTATCTCATCACCCACCTGTATACGGCGCCAACGTGTACGCACCACAG GTTAATTCCACGAACGCATCGCTGACTGGCGCGTCGGCCATCACGGCGACCGCGTATCCGTCCAGTGTGACGCTCACGCAGTACCAACCCATTATCAACTCATATCAG ACGTCGTCATCGGCGGCGGTGTACGGCGGCAGCGCGCTGTACACCGCGGCACCATACACGGCGTACCAGCCCACCGCACAACCCAAACTGCCACCCAAAGAGACGCAACAG CAACAGTACGAGAGTTCAGTGTCGTCGAGTAACAGCTTAACGTCGACGTCGACGACGCAGACGTCCACGTCGAAGGTGACGACGACGTCGGGCACGGGCGGCGGCAGCTCGGCGGCGtacggcgcgggcgcgggcgcggcgcagGGCGCGGGCGCGTTATACAGCGGCGCCGCCACCGCCACGCCTTACGCCTACGACGAACCGCAACTCATGCGCACCACCATGCCGCACCACATG GGTGGTTACTACGAGGTGGGGTACGGCGTTGGCGGCGGTCGCGAGGGCGCCTTCGGTCTCGGCGCTGCTGACCGCTTCGGACGCGCCGACGCTGCCTCACCGCAACAG GTGCCTGCCGCCGCGTTACCGCCCGGCTATGCGTACTTCACATACCAGCCACCACCTACCACGTACCAATACGGAGTGTACCCCACG TACGGCGGCGGTTCGAATGTGGGCGGAGTCGGCGGCGTGGGCGGAGTTGGCGGCGTGTCGGCCACCGGCAAGGTGAACACGTACGCGCAGCAACAGCAGCCGCCATACGACGCGCAGGACTCATACAAACCAG GAGCAGCGTACTCGGGCAGCGGGGCCAAAAGCGGCGCCGCGGCGGATCTCACTAACGCCATGTACGCCAAGACGCACGTCGCGCTCAACAAAGTTAAT AGCTACGAGAAGGCGGGATTCGCGGGCGGCACTCCGCCGCCGTTCGGCGCCTCGCATCTGTACAtccccgcgccgccgcaccaCCACCCGCACCACCACGCGCCGCAGCACCAGCTCCAGCCG